In the Gossypium arboreum isolate Shixiya-1 chromosome 10, ASM2569848v2, whole genome shotgun sequence genome, one interval contains:
- the LOC108471022 gene encoding putative hydrolase C777.06c, translated as MVAFSMVPFLGTVRSTPSLTSLAPYKRQISIRISPVSFPRNGFFPFRRFLQACLQSSSATMDTREKLPAEHSEIIFIGTGTSEGIPRVSCLTDPVKKCLVCSKAAEPGNINRRRNTSLLIRYGRPSGRCNILIDAGKFFYHSALQWFPEFGIRTIDAVIITHSHADAIGGLDDLRDWTNNVQPNISIYVAERDFEVMKKTHYYLVDTSVIIPGAAVSKLQFNIIQEEPFIVHDLQITPLPVWHGRGYRSLGFRFGDICYISDVSDIPEETYPLLGNCKILILDALRPDRSSSTHFGLPRALEEVRKIKPKRTLFTGMMHLMDHEKVSEYLENLMETEGLDIQLSYDGLRIPVSL; from the exons ATGGTAGCTTTCTCAATGGTTCCATTTTTGGGCACAGTTCGATCTACACCTTCTTTAACGAGTTTGGCACCTTACAAGCGCCAAATATCAATACGAATCTCTCCAGTTTCTTTTCCAAGGAATGGGTTCTTTCCGTTCAGGAGGTTTCTTCAAGCTTGCCTTCAATCTA GTTCTGCTACTATGGATACTAGAGAAAAGTTACCTGCAGAACATTCCGAGATCATTTTTATAGGGACAGGAACTAGCGAAGGCATTCCTCGTGTTAGCTGCCTGACTGACCCTGTAAAGAAGTGCCTG gTTTGCAGCAAAGCAGCAGAGCCTGGTAACATAAATCGGAGACGTAATACAAGCTTACTTATTCGTTATGGTAGGCCTTCTGGAAGATGCAACATTCTAATAGATGCTGGCAA GTTCTTCTACCACAGTGCTCTTCAATGGTTTCCAGAATTCGG GATAAGAACAATTGATGCGGTTATAATTACACATTCTCATGCTGATGCAATTGGAG GTCTTGATGATCTACGTGACTGGACAAACAACGTGCAGCCAAACATCTCAATTTATGTTGCTGAGCGCGATTTTGAG GTGATGAAAAAGACTCACTATTATTTGGTAGATACAAGTGTGATTATACCTGGTGCTGCTGTCTCAAAGCTGCAATTTAATATCATACAAGAAGAACCTTTCATCGTTCATGATTTACAG ATTACTCCTTTACCAGTGTGGCACGGCCGTGGTTATCGCTCACTAGGTTTTCGTTTTGGTGATATTTGTTACATCAG TGATGTCAGTGATATACCTGAAGAAACTTATCCTCTTCTGGGAAACTGCAAAATCCTCATTCTG GATGCTTTGAGGCCTGATCGATCTTCATCAACGCATTTCGGACTTCCAAGG GCTTTAGAGGAAGTACGGAAGATTAAGCCGAAGAGGACACTCTTTACTG GCATGATGCATCTGATGGACCATGAAAAAGTGAGTGAATACCTGGAAAACCTGATGGAAACCGAGGGTCttgatatacaactcagctatgACGGATTGCGTATACCGGTATCACTCTAG
- the LOC108473424 gene encoding beta-fructofuranosidase, insoluble isoenzyme CWINV1-like gives MANSNLGLFFVFALLGIVELEASHHVYKHLQTFQSSSSSVNQPYRTGYHFQPPKNWINDPNGVMIYKGLYHFFYQYNPKGAVWGNIVWAHSTSEDLVNWTPHEPAIYPSQPSDINGCWSGSATILSSGKPAMLYTGIDSQNRQVQNLAIPKNLSDPYLTEWVKSAKNPLMQPTAQNHINASSFRDPTTAWLGPNKEWRVIIGSKVNRQGLAILYKSKNFVNWYQSKTPLHSADNTGMWECPDFFPVLLHGQNGVDTSLNGPNVKHVLKVSFDDTKHDCYTIGSYDNVEDIYTPDEGSVEGDSGLRYDYGKYYASKTFFDNVQNRRILTSWINESSSAADDIKKGWSGVHAIPRKIWLDEFGKQLVQWPVVEIEKLRANHVSLANKLLEGGSVIEVPGVTATQADVEVSFEIKDFEKAEVLEPSWTNPQLLCTRMGASVIGSLGPFGLLVLASEGLKERTAVFFRIFKGHTKYVVLMCSDQSRSSQKKDNDMTTYGAFLDVDIRHHKLSLRSLIDHSIVESFGGGGKVCITSRVYPTLAINEAAHLYAFNNGNQSIKILELNAWSMKTAKIN, from the exons ATGGCTAACTCTAATCTTGGCCTCTTTTTTGTCTTTGCTCTCTTGGGTATTGTGGAGCTTGAAGCTTCACACCATGTTTACAAACACCTTCAAACTTTtcaatcttcttcttcatctgtaAATCAACCTTATAGAACTGGCTATCATTTTCAACCTCCCAAAAATTGGATTAATG ACCCTAATG GAGTTATGATTTACAAGGGACTTTATCACTTCTTCTATCAATACAATCCAAAAGGAGCAGTGTGGGGCAACATTGTATGGGCTCACTCTACATCGGAAGATCTTGTGAATTGGACCCCTCACGAGCCAGCCATTTATCCATCCCAGCCGTCTGATATCAATGGTTGTTGGTCCGGTTCAGCCACTATCCTCTCTAGTGGCAAACCAGCTATGCTTTACACTGGAATTGACTCCCAAAACAGACAAGTTCAGAATCTAGCCATCCCCAAGAATTTATCCGACCCTTACCTTACAGAATGGGTTAAATCTGCTAAAAACCCTTTGATGCAACCCACTGCTCAGAATCATATCAATGCCAGTTCATTTAGAGATCCAACGACTGCCTGGTTAGGCCCTAACAAGGAATGGAGGGTCATCATTGGAAGCAAAGTGAATCGCCAAGGCTTAGCCATCCTTTACAAAAGCAAAAATTTTGTAAACTGGTATCAATCCAAAACCCCATTGCATTCTGCTGACAACACTGGAATGTGGGAATGTCCTGATTTTTTTCCTGTTCTACTTCATGGCCAAAATGGTGTCGACACCTCTCTTAATGGCCCTAATGTCAAGCATGTGCTCAAGGTTAGCTTTGATGATACCAAGCATGACTGCTACACTATTGGCTCGTATGACAATGTCGAGGACATTTATACACCGGACGAGGGATCTGTGGAGGGTGATTCGGGGTTGAGATACGATTATGGCAAATATTATGCTTCCAAGACTTTCTTTGACAATGTCCAGAATCGGAGAATCTTAACGAGTTGGATCAATGAATCATCAAGTGCGGCTGATGATATCAAGAAAGGATGGTCTGGAGTCCAC GCAATTCCTAGGAAAATTTGGCTGGATGAATTTGGGAAACAATTGGTGCAATGGCCAGTAGTTGAAATAGAAAAGCTACGAGCAAACCACGTTAGCTTGGCAAACAAGTTGCTCGAGGGAGGATCTGTTATTGAAGTACCTGGTGTCACTGCTACACAG GCAGATGTTGAGGTCTCGTTTGAGATAAAAGACTTTGAGAAAGCTGAGGTGCTAGAACCAAGCTGGACTAACCCACAGCTCCTATGTACCCGAATGGGTGCATCGGTTATAGGGAGTCTCGGTCCATTTGGGTTGCTAGTTCTTGCTTCGGAGGGCCTGAAAGAGAGGACTGCAGTGTTCTTCAGAATATTCAAAGGCCATACCAAATATGTGGTTTTAATGTGCAGTGACCAATCCAG ATCTTCCCAAAAAAAAGATAACGACATGACAACATATGGAGCTTTCCTAGATGTAGACATTCGACATCACAAGTTGTCATTGaggagcttg ATAGATCATTCCATAGTGGAGAGCTTTGGTGGAGGTGGGAAAGTTTGCATCACATCTAGAGTTTATCCCACGTTAGCAATTAACGAGGCTGCCCACTTGTATGCTTTCAACAATGGAAACCAATCCATAAAGATTTTGGAGTTGAATGCTTGGAGCATGAAGACAGCTAAAATCAATTGA
- the LOC108473423 gene encoding beta-fructofuranosidase, insoluble isoenzyme CWINV1-like, whose translation MANSNVALFFFFALLIGHGIVELEASHHVYKHLLGLLSSAPANQPYRTGYHFQPPKNWINGVMIYKGVYHLFYQYNPKGAVWGNIVWAHSTSNDLVNWTPHEPAIFPSQPSDINGCWSGSATILPGGKPAILYTGIDPLNRQVQNLAIPKNLSDPYLREWVKSTKNPLMQPTAQNQINSSSFRDPTTAWLGPDNKWRVVIGSKVDQLGLAILYKSKDFVNWYQSKTPLHSANTGMWECPDFYPVPIHGQNGVDTSLNGPYVKHVLKVSLDNTRHDCYTIGSYDNVKDIYKPDEGSVEGDSGLRYDYGKYYASKTFFDDFKNRRILTGWINESSSVADDIKKGWSGVHAIPRKIWLARSRKQLVQWPVTEIEKLRTNHISLANKLLKGGSVIEISGVTAAQADVEVSFEIKDFEKAEVLEPSWTNPQLLCTRMGASVKGSLGPFGLLVLASEGLKESTAVFFRIFKGHTKYVVLMCSDQSRSSLNQDNDMATYGAFLDVDIRHHKLSLRSLIDHSIVESFGGGGKVCITSRVYPTLAINKAARLYAFNYGSQSIKISKLNAWSMKTAKIN comes from the exons ATGGCCAACTCTAATGTTGccctctttttcttctttgcTCTTTTGATTGGACATGGAATTGTGGAGCTTGAAGCTTCACACCATGTTTACAAACACCTTCTAGGTCTTCTATCTTCTGCACCAGCAAATCAACCTTACAGAACTGGCTATCATTTTCAACCTCCCAAGAATTGGATTAATG GAGTTATGATTTACAAGGGAGTTTACCACTTGTTCTACCAATACAATCCAAAAGGCGCAGTGTGGGGCAACATTGTGTGGGCTCACTCTACATCAAATGATCTTGTGAATTGGACCCCCCACGAGCCAGCCATTTTTCCATCCCAGCCATCTGATATCAATGGTTGCTGGTCTGGTTCAGCCACTATTCTTCCTGGGGGCAAGCCAGCAATACTTTACACTGGAATTGACCCCCTCAACAGACAAGTCCAGAATCTAGCCATCCCCAAGAATTTATCCGACCCTTACCTTAGAGAATGGGTGAAATCTACTAAAAACCCTTTGATGCAACCCACTGCTCAAAATCAAATCAATTCAAGTTCATTCAGAGATCCAACAACTGCTTGGTTAGGCCCTGACAATAAATGGAGGGTCGTCATTGGAAGCAAAGTGGATCAGCTAGGCTTAGCAATCCTTTACAAAAGCAAAGATTTTGTAAATTGGTATCAATCTAAAACCCCATTGCATTCTGCTAACACTGGGATGTGGGAATGCCCTGATTTTTACCCTGTTCCAATTCATGGCCAGAACGGTGTTGATACCTCTCTTAATGGCCCTTATGTCAAGCATGTACTTAAGGTCAGCTTAGATAATACCAGGCACGACTGCTATACTATTGGGTCGTACGATAATGTCAAGGACATTTATAAACCGGATGAAGGATCTGTGGAGGGTGATTCGGGGTTGAGATACGATTATGGCAAATATTATGCCTCCAAGACTTTCTTTGACGATTTCAAGAACCGGAGAATCTTAACAGGTTGGATCAATGAATCATCAAGTGTGGCTGATGATATCAAGAAGGGATGGTCTGGAGTTCAC GCAATTCCTAGGAAAATTTGGCTAGCCAGATCTCGCAAACAATTGGTGCAATGGCCAGTAACTGAAATAGAAAAGCTACGTACAAACCACATTAGCTTGGCGAACAAGTTACTCAAGGGAGGATCTGTAATTGAAATTTCTGGTGTCACTGCTGCACAG GCAGATGTTGAGGTCTCGTTTGAGATAAAAGACTTTGAGAAAGCTGAGGTGCTAGAACCAAGCTGGACTAACCCACAGCTCCTATGTACCCGAATGGGTGCATCGGTTAAAGGGAGTCTCGGTCCATTTGGGTTGCTAGTTCTTGCTTCGGAGGGCCTGAAAGAGAGTACTGCAGTGTTCTTCAGAATATTCAAAGGCCATACCAAATATGTGGTTTTAATGTGCAGTGACCAATCCAG ATCTTCCCTAAATCAAGATAACGACATGGCAACATATGGAGCTTTCCTAGATGTAGACATTCGACATCACAAGTTGTCATTGaggagcttg atagaTCATTCCATAGTGGAGAGCTTTGGTGGAGGTGGGAAAGTTTGCATCACATCTAGAGTTTATCCCACGTTAGCAATTAACAAGGCCGCCCGTTTGTATGCATTCAACTATGGAAGTCAATCTATAAAGATTTCAAAGTTGAATGCTTGGAGCATGAAGACAGCTAAAATCAATTGA
- the LOC108472176 gene encoding uncharacterized protein LOC108472176, producing MSVDLGNHGQLDLMHKLRQVQLRILFLIETKVSGRRTEVVRRKCGFVHGIDVDAVGTRRGLSLGWKEGVSLSLRSFSKAHIDMEVEEAAKRVRWRFTGFYGSLVEQDRKESWYLLRHLKRGNNRPWLITGDFNEILFSYEKQGGRVREKRQMTAFREVLEECEINNLGFFGQWFIWEMGRLMTNNIRERLDRGVANPKWWDLFPGFRTRKGMVDCVLKNNKGILDSMLIGFCSQDFLVKLREVGLSLSSWVAKFKKFRERQTLELNVRLSYLNACEISDEVLEEITEVKLALNLEVDKEKIFWEQRARVNWLHIGDRNTSFFHRCVSNRKKMNMIRVLLNGAGTWVMDFGKVLKFATDYFKDLFSSTEIGDCDRLFESSVPCITEDLNRDLMAEFRAEEIVVAMKPNSPLKVLGRDEFPGAFVSGRQVIDNVLVAYEILHTFKKRVVYTVVINGRHGEDFQPHKGLRQGDLLSPHLFLICAEGFSRLIALAKANGRISATNVGRSNVSVSHLFFADDSMLFREASIERASNLKNVIKEYERLSGQLVNFDKSLIYFSGNIGSNIQHQVGRILGVQISNNPERYLRLPTMIGRQKKNAFVDVKERFVKLLHN from the exons ATGTCCGTGGACTTGGGCAACCACGGACAGTTAGATCTCATGCATAAGTTGAGACAAGTTCAGCTTCGAATTTTGTTTCTCATAGAAACAAAGGTGTCGGGTAGAAGAACGGAAGTAGTAAGAAGAAAATGTGGGTTTGTTCATGGAATTGATGTTGATGCGGTAGGGACGAGGAGGGGTTTATCATTAGGTTGGAAGGAGGGGGTGAGTTTATCTCTAAGGAGTTTTTCGAAAGCTCACATTGATATGGAGGTGGAAGAAGCAGCTAAAAGGGTTAGGTGGAGATTTACAGGTTTTTATGGTTCACTAGTAGAACAGGATAGAAAGGAGTCATGGTACTTGTTGAGACACTTAAAGCGTGGAAACAATAGGCCATGGTTAATTACTGGAGATTTTAACGAAATTCTATTCTCGTATGAGAAACAAGGGGGAAGAGTTAGGGAGAAAAGACAGATGACTGCGTTTAGAGAAGTTTTGGAAGAATGTGAGATAAACAACTTGGGGTTTTTTGGGCAGTGGTTTATATGGGAAATGGGTAGGCTGATGACCAACAATATCAGGGAAAGACTGGATAGGGGAGTGGCGAATCCAAAATGGTGGGATCTTTTTCCAGGATTTAGG ACACGGAAGGGGATGGTAGATTGCGTTTTAAAGAACAACAAAGGCATTTTAGATTCAATGCTGATTGGATTTTGCAGTCAG GATTTTCTAGTAAAACTGAGGGAGGTGGGGTTGAGTTTGAGTTCCTGGGTAGCCAAGTTTAAGAAGTTTCGAGAACGTCAAACACTGGAGCTAAATGTGAGATTAAGTTATTTAAATGCCTGCGAGATAAGCGATGAGGTGTTGGAGGAGATCACAGAGGTTAAACTTGCTCTGAACCTTGAAGTCGATAAGGAGAAGATCTTCTGGGAACAAAGAGCGAGAGTCAATTGGCTTCACATAGGAGATAGGAACACGTCCTTTTTTCATAGGTGTGTTTCTAACCGAAAGAAGATGAATATGATTAGAGTACTGCTAAATGGTGCTGGGACGTGGGTGAtggattttggtaaagttttaaaatttgcaACAGATTATTTTAAAGACCTGTTTTCGTCTACAGAGATCGGCGATTGTGATCGCTTATTTGAGTCTTCTGTTCCATGCATAACGGAGGACCTAAATAGGGATTTAATGGCTGAGTTTAGAGCAGAAGAGATTGTTGTGGCTATGAAACCTAACAGCCCTCTAAAAGTATTAGGTAGGGATGAGTTTCCA GGGGCATTTGTTTCAGGAAGGCAAGTTATTGATAACGTCCTTGTGGCTTATGAAATTCTGCACACGTTTAAGAAACG TGTGGTGTATACAGTGGTAATAAATGGAAGACATGGAGAAGACTTTCAGCCTCACAAGGGATTAAGGCAAGGGGATCTGTTAAGTCCGCATTTGTTTCTCATCTGCGCTGAAGGTTTCTCACGACTTATAGCACTTGCTAAAGCGAATGGAAGGATTTCGGCAACAAATGTGGGTAGAAGTAACGTTTCGGTGTCCCATCTCTTTTTCGCTGATGACAGTATGCTGTTTAGAGAGGCCTCCATTGAAAGGGCTTCTAATTTGAAGAATGTGATTAAGGAGTATGAAAGGTTGTCGGGGCAATTGGTAAATTTCGATAAATCTCTTATCTATTTTAGTGGGAATATAGGCTCTAACATACAGCACCAGGTGGGTAGAATTTTGGGGGTTCAGATTTCAAATAACCCAGAAAGGTATTTGAGATTGCCAACTATGATAGGACGTCAGAAAAAAAATGCTTTTGTTGACGTTAAAGAACGTTTTGTCAAACTGTTGCATAACTGA